In one window of Paenibacillus thermoaerophilus DNA:
- a CDS encoding chromate transporter: MIHWLLFWTFLRIGFVSFGGGYALLPLIRQEAVERHGWLTAGEFTDLVGVAALSPGPLATNGAIAVGYAQAGWTGAAAAAAGMVLPSLLLMLLAGAFYYRLRQHALVSSALYGLRAVTTGLIAYAAIAFAGQIGLTPAFSWQMFVQIAIFAGSLCALLIFRIHPIYVILVSGLFGVAVYG; encoded by the coding sequence ATGATTCACTGGCTGCTGTTCTGGACGTTTCTTCGGATCGGTTTCGTCTCCTTCGGCGGTGGGTATGCGCTGCTGCCTCTAATTCGGCAGGAGGCGGTCGAGCGTCACGGCTGGCTGACGGCCGGCGAATTCACCGATTTGGTCGGGGTCGCCGCCCTCTCGCCGGGACCGCTCGCGACCAACGGCGCAATCGCCGTCGGCTACGCCCAAGCGGGCTGGACAGGCGCGGCGGCCGCAGCCGCCGGAATGGTGCTGCCCTCGCTGCTGTTGATGCTGCTGGCGGGGGCCTTCTATTACCGTCTGCGGCAGCATGCTCTTGTTTCGTCCGCGCTATACGGCTTGCGGGCCGTCACGACCGGATTGATCGCTTACGCCGCAATCGCCTTCGCCGGACAAATCGGCCTGACTCCGGCCTTTTCCTGGCAGATGTTCGTTCAAATCGCGATATTCGCCGGTTCGTTATGCGCACTTCTGATCTTCCGTATCCATCCTATTTATGTCATACTTGTCTCAGGATTGTTCGGGGTCGCCGTATACGGATAA
- a CDS encoding chromate transporter translates to MKNRNRPPLFDIRLLAALFLSFLRIGPATFGGGYAVVPLIEREVVGKRKWLEGRDLADMLAIAGAAPGAMGINSAMLIGYRVAGAAGAVSALLGILLPTFLIVLGLFVFFLHVQDHPKVQAAFVSIRATIVALIVYACYKIGRTALVDAATWLIAGATVLALLLAGWSPFVVILGGGAAGLVYASVLRKLGRFKPEWPQSKAEAQSAPSEYVYPDYFIGSGI, encoded by the coding sequence ATGAAAAACCGCAATCGGCCGCCCCTCTTCGACATCCGTCTGTTGGCCGCCTTGTTTCTCAGCTTTCTGCGGATCGGCCCCGCCACCTTCGGGGGAGGTTATGCCGTCGTGCCCCTGATCGAACGCGAAGTCGTCGGGAAGCGCAAGTGGCTGGAAGGGCGCGATCTGGCGGACATGCTCGCGATTGCCGGCGCGGCGCCCGGCGCGATGGGCATCAATTCCGCGATGCTGATCGGTTACCGGGTGGCCGGTGCGGCCGGGGCCGTCTCCGCCCTGCTGGGCATTTTGCTGCCGACCTTTCTGATCGTGCTCGGGTTGTTTGTTTTTTTCCTGCATGTTCAGGATCACCCGAAAGTGCAAGCCGCATTCGTCTCCATTCGCGCCACGATCGTGGCTTTGATCGTATACGCCTGCTATAAAATCGGACGGACCGCCTTGGTCGATGCGGCAACCTGGCTGATCGCCGGAGCCACCGTCCTGGCGCTCCTGCTGGCGGGCTGGTCGCCGTTCGTCGTCATCCTGGGCGGGGGGGCCGCCGGCCTCGTCTACGCCTCCGTCCTTCGCAAGCTGGGACGTTTCAAGCCGGAATGGCCCCAATCGAAAGCGGAGGCCCAATCCGCCCCGAGCGAATATGTCTATCCCGATTACTTCATCGGCAGCGGCATCTGA